The Aerococcus loyolae genome contains the following window.
GTGGAGTCCATGCCAGTCACTACTTCGGGTTTCCTCTATGTCAATGAAGATCAGGATACCGCCTTTAAAGAATTCTATCCCCACTTAGACACAGGAATGAGGCGGGTCAATGGGACTGGCTTTAACAAGCGTCTCTTTTCCCAAGGAAAAGACTACCGTGACGCTCTGACAGTTGGCGATCCTCAATTAATCATTGATAAGATTCTTTACCAACACGAACTCTACAATAACCAACGCTACACCGCTCAGATTGACTTTGGAGGTATTCCATTTAAGGATATTCTCCACATGATTGACATCCTAGGTGAGACCATCATTCCCGCAGTGAAAAAATATACCAAGTCAGACCAATAAGTTTCAGCAAACATTCACTAATTCATAGAGAAAGGAAAATGATCATGAAAATACTCGTCTTATCCGGCTCCAATGTGGGCCATAAAACCGAAGTGGCTGCCAAAGCTATCCTGGATATCTTAGCCAAAGACCAATACAGTGACCACCAAGTCCAATTTATTAACCTCTTAGATAAGGAAATGGATTTTGCCGATGGAAGAAACTTCCTCGATTATAAGGGCGATACCTTGGAAGTCGCTCAAGCCGTCATGGATGCTGATGTCCTCTTTATAGGAACCCCTATCTTCCAAGCCTCTATTCCAGCCTCTTTGAAAAATGTCTTTGACCTCTTACCAGAGAAAGCCCTGGAATATAAAACCGTGGGTATCTTTGCCTCATCAGGGTCTAACCGTCATTACTTGATTCCTGAATTGCAATTAAAACCCATCCTGAACTATATGAAGGCTAATGTTACACCGCGCTATGTCTACCTGAGCGCCAGAGACTTTACCCTTAATGAAATTACTTCCGATGATGTGCTCTTACGTTTAGAACAATTAGTCGATGAAACCCTCACCCTAGCAAAAACCTACCAAGAAATTCAACGCATTGAAGATGAAAAGTTAGGGTTTTAAATCCATAATATATAGCAAAACACCTCTTCAAAATGGAAAGGCAAGCCATTTGAAGAGGTGTTTTTTAGCTAATCATTTTTTTAACTTTTCCCATTACTAATAATAAATATTCACATATGAATAATTAATTATTGAGACATTTTTGATGTTAATGTATTCACTAAGAACTTGAGGTGAAAAAATGAAATTGGAACAAATAAGGGAAGTTAAAAAAAACAATACAGATCCTATAAATAATTTTTTTGATTATTCTTATTATAAAATATATTCAAAATTATTAAATATTGAACTCGATTTGCAATCCGAATTCTTAGAAAAAATTATTTAAATCAGTCACCTAAAAAAATTACCTTAGATTTATGCTGTGGCACTGGACGTCATATCAGAAAATTAAATCGTAAGGGTTATCTCATTGACGGTGTTGATATTAATCCTGATGCTGTCGTTATTGCTAACAAAAGTACAGAGTTATGAAAAATTTATTTAGCTGATGTTCAATATTTTAAGCCTATAGAAAAATATGATTTTATCTATAGCATGGAGAGTTCAATTGGATAGCTACCCGATAAGCAAACAGCAGAACTGGATAAAGTAACTTTATTCATTTCTGCTTTTTTAGTAAATCATTCATTAGAAAGAGAGCAAAAATGATTAATTTCATTAAAAATAATAAACTTTTTGTCCGGATGACTGGGATAAACTTCTTATCAAAAATTGGTGATAATTTGTTCTACACTGCGATGTTATCAGCAGCGATTTTATTACCCAATAGTAAATTAGCTGTTCTAATTGTATCTATTTCTGAAAGCCTCCCAATTTTAATCAGCATATTTTTTGGTGTAATAGCTGATAAACAAAAAGGAAAAATAAATCAATTAATAGGGAGTTCACTTTTTAGGTCGCTTATGTATATATGCATAGGTATAATTTTTAGATATCCTCAAAGTTTACTTTTGCTTCTGTTAGCATCATTTATGAACCTTTTATCAGATATTAGCGGAAATTACGCAACTGCATTATTTTCACCTTTTACTAAAGCAATGATTGCCCCTCAAGACATGGAAACGGCACAAGGTTTTGTTAGCGTAGGAACACAATTAGTCGCCGTATTCGCAACCTTTATTGGGTCTTTATTACTGACTATCTATAGCAAGAGTATGCTAGCTATAATAAATGCATCAATATTTCTATTAATAGCTTTTTTATATTATTTGCTAAAGCCATCTTTAAAAGCCCAAGGTTTTAAAATAAAAAGTTTTACGAATACAAAGACGCTTTCAATTGTAAAAGAAAACTTAACATCCTTTATATCAAATCATAGCTTGTTAATTAATCTTATTCAATTAGCTATGCTCAATGGCTTTTTTGGTGGCCAAACACCTTTATTTGCACTCTTTATAGAAGAAAACAACCAATTAAACATTCTCTCTAATCCATTTAAAATTGCGCTCCTATCAGGTATCATAACCTTATCAATGATACTTGGGAGTAGTTTAACTACTTATATTTTAAAGAAACAATCCATTTTTCATATAAATATCTTATCAGACTGCTTTATAGTCATCATAGCTATGACCTATTTATATAATAATATATGGGGTATCCTGGTCGGAAATTCTTGTCTAGCATTTTTACTTGGAATTGTTTCTCCTAGATTTTCTGCTAATGTAATCAATCAATATCCTGTCGATAGACTCGGTGGGGTTATCACAGTTATTAATGCCTTTTTAGTAATAATACCACCGTTAACTAGCGTTATTTTTCCTATGATATCGACTATTAACTTGAAACTCGCTTATATTTGTTTCATTGCTTATGCTTTAATTTTAATAATAATTAGTGTTTTAATAAATAAAATGGCGAAATAGTTAGATG
Protein-coding sequences here:
- a CDS encoding NADPH-dependent FMN reductase; the protein is MKILVLSGSNVGHKTEVAAKAILDILAKDQYSDHQVQFINLLDKEMDFADGRNFLDYKGDTLEVAQAVMDADVLFIGTPIFQASIPASLKNVFDLLPEKALEYKTVGIFASSGSNRHYLIPELQLKPILNYMKANVTPRYVYLSARDFTLNEITSDDVLLRLEQLVDETLTLAKTYQEIQRIEDEKLGF
- a CDS encoding MFS transporter; its protein translation is MINFIKNNKLFVRMTGINFLSKIGDNLFYTAMLSAAILLPNSKLAVLIVSISESLPILISIFFGVIADKQKGKINQLIGSSLFRSLMYICIGIIFRYPQSLLLLLLASFMNLLSDISGNYATALFSPFTKAMIAPQDMETAQGFVSVGTQLVAVFATFIGSLLLTIYSKSMLAIINASIFLLIAFLYYLLKPSLKAQGFKIKSFTNTKTLSIVKENLTSFISNHSLLINLIQLAMLNGFFGGQTPLFALFIEENNQLNILSNPFKIALLSGIITLSMILGSSLTTYILKKQSIFHINILSDCFIVIIAMTYLYNNIWGILVGNSCLAFLLGIVSPRFSANVINQYPVDRLGGVITVINAFLVIIPPLTSVIFPMISTINLKLAYICFIAYALILIIISVLINKMAK